In Glandiceps talaboti chromosome 16, keGlaTala1.1, whole genome shotgun sequence, a single window of DNA contains:
- the LOC144447236 gene encoding protein lifeguard 2-like, with protein MASIQVTSRGYTPLTNEPEHDTDPPAYTEPDETPPLLGNEGKEDQDVTDDPPPPYPGFTGSPGYTQVYIPPETSTYTTQPVEDATVDSVEEGGFSAASSFSDRKVRQAFIRKVYLILMVQLLVTFGIVCLFIFCKPVNDFVTGNPSLVYASYGVFIVCMFSLACCNEMRRKFPLNLIMLGVFTLALSYMVGTISCFYTTKSVLLALGICAGVCLSVTVFSIQTKYDFTSCVGILFAVLMAFFWFGFFCIFFYSEILQVVYAGIGAVIFTVILAVDTQLVMGGKRYQITPEEYIFAALNLYVDIVYIFLYILALFGGGRN; from the exons atggcAAGTATTCAAGTGACATCACGAGGGTACACACCCCTTACCAATGAACCTGAGCATGACACAGACCCCCCAGCATACACTGAGCCAGACGAAACTCCGCCATTGCTAGGCAACGAAGGCAAAGAGGACCAGGATGTAACCGATGATCCACCGCCACCATACCCTGGATTTACAG GGAGTCCAGGGTATACACAAGTGTATATACCACCAGAAACGAGTACATACACAACACAACCTGTAGAAGATGCAACAGTTGACTCTGTAGAAGAAGGTGGCTTCTCTGCAGCCTCATCATTTTCAGACAGGAAAGTTAGACAAGCTTTTATTAGAAAG GTGTATCTAATACTAATGGTGCAATTATTGGTTACATTTGGCATTGTGTGTCTCTTCATCTTCTG CAAACCTGTGAATGACTTTGTCACTGGAAACCCATCTTTGGTATATGCATCATA TGGTGTTtttattgtgtgtatgttttcCTTGGCTTGTTGCAATGAGATGCGACGGAAGTTCCCACTCAACCTCATCATGCTTGGCGTATTT ACATTGGCTTTATCATATATGGTTGGAACAATATCATG tttttacACAACCAAATCTGTACTGCTGGCATTAGGCATTTGTGCT GGTGTCTGCTTGAGTGTGACAGTTTTCTCTATCCAGACCAAATATGACTTCACATCATGTGTTGGAATACTGTTTGCAGTTTTGATGGCTTTCTTCTGGTTTggatttttctgtatttttttctaCTCTGAGATCCTACAAGTAGTGTATGCTGGCATTGGAGCGGTCATATTCACTGTG ATTCTTGCAGTGGATACCCAACTTGTCATGGGTGGAAAACGTTATCAGATCACACCAGAAGAATACATCTTTGCAGCTCTTAACCTGTATGTTGATATCGTATACATATTCCTCTACATCCTGGCATTGTTTGGTGGTGGAAGAAACTGA